Proteins found in one Colletes latitarsis isolate SP2378_abdomen chromosome 8, iyColLati1, whole genome shotgun sequence genomic segment:
- the LOC143344475 gene encoding cytochrome P450 307a1, which translates to MIPLTATTCFLVAVTFLALALILLDHLRSKKTSKKIIGSDILPEPPGPKPWPILGSLHILGRYDVPYKAFADLVRDYDCQVIKLRMGSMPCAVVNGLENIREVLTTKGHHFDSRPNFTRYHLLFGGNKENSLAFCNWSDVQKNRREMLRAYTFPRAFSTRYNELNGIIGNQMESLLNHLDSLSNTDVHTKPLILHSCANIFITYLCSKSFHLEHAGFRNMVENFDKVFFEVNQGYAADFLPFLMPLHHWNMARMAHWSHEIRKFVIDNIISERVNKWNGLMPENDYLDCLVNHVKTDAEPQMSWNTALFVMEDIIGGHSAIGNLLVKVLGFLATRPHVQKAAQEELDAVGIAGNFVGLENRRSLPYVEAIILETVRIIASPIVPHVANQDSSIAGYRIKKDTFIFLNNYDLNMSTDLWTSPEDFVPERFVQNGRLLKPEHFLPFGGGRRSCMGYKLVQYLSFSILATLLKNYTIVPLEKEDYTIPIGNLALPEMTFKVQFKKR; encoded by the exons ATGATCCCTCTGACAGCCACCACGTGTTTCCTCGTCGCTGTCACGTTCTTGGCCCTCGCTCTGATCCTGCTGGATCATCTACGGTCCAAGAAAACCTCGAAAAAGATCATTGGGAGCGACATCCTACCGGAACCACCTGGACCAAAACCCTGGCCGATTCTGGGCTCCCTTCATATACTGGGGCGCTACGATGTCCCTTACAAAGCTTTCGCTGACCTTGTCAGAGACTACGACTGTCAGGTGATCAAGCTCAGGATGGGATCTATGCCTTGCGCGGTCGTCAACGGTCTGGAGAACATCAGGGAAGTGCTTACCACCAAGGGACATCACTTCGATTCCAGGCCCAACTTCACCAGATACCATCTGCTCTTCGGTGGAAACAAGGAAAACT CGTTGGCGTTCTGCAACTGGTCCGACGTACAGAAAAATCGAAGAGAAATGCTGCGAGCGTACACGTTCCCTCGCGCCTTTTCCACGCGGTACAACGAGCTGAACGGGATAATCGGCAACCAGATGGAATCCCTGCTGAACCATCTGGACTCCCTCTCGAACACCGACGTGCACACGAAACCGTTGATCCTCCACAGTTGCGCCAACATCTTCATCACCTATCTCTGCTCGAAGAGCTTTCATCTGGAGCACGCGGGCTTTCGCAACATGGTCGAGAACTTTGACAAAGTGTTCTTCGAGGTGAACCAAGGCTACGCCGCCGACTTCTTGCCCTTCCTGATGCCGCTTCATCACTGGAACATGGCGAGAATGGCGCACTGGAGCCACGAGATCCGCAAATTCGTCATCGACAACATCATCTCCGAGAGAGTAAACAAGTGGAACGGACTGATGCCGGAGAACGATTACCTCGATTGCCTGGTAAATCACGTAAAGACTGACGCTGAGCCGCAGATGTCCTGGAACACCGCGCTGTTCGTCATGGAAGACATAATCGGCGGACATTCGGCGATCGGAAATCTCCTGGTGAAGGTTCTTGGATTCCTCGCCACGCGACCACACGTCCAGAAAGCTGCCCAAGAGGAGCTCGACGCGGTAGGCATCGCTGGGAACTTTGTCGGATTGGAGAACAGGAGATCGCTGCCGTACGTCGAGGCGATCATTCTGGAAACAGTTAGGATAATTGCCAGCCCTATCGTTCCTCACGTGGCTAATCAGGACAGCTCCATCGCTG GTTACAGAATCAAGAAGGACACGTTCATCTTCCTGAACAACTACGACCTGAACATGTCCACGGATCTCTGGACGTCGCCGGAAGACTTCGTGCCCGAGAGATTCGTGCAGAACGGAAGGCTACTGAAGCCCGAGCACTTTCTGCCGTTCGGCGGCGGACGAAGATCCTGCATGGGTTACAAGCTGGTCCAGTACTTGAGCTTCTCGATCCTGGCCACGTTGTTGAAAAATTACACGATAGTCCCTCTGGAGAAAGAGGACTACACGATCCCCATCGGGAACCTGGCGTTGCCCGAGATGACCTTTAAAGTGCAATTCAAGAAACGGTAG
- the LOC143344474 gene encoding trehalose transporter 1-like protein: MTNVNGTSNSNGHVDKHSETKMEPDIAEEKRREKKGVTYQIIMSLCANSSVLGPAMAFGYSAVALGPLMAPTSDVKIDKVQANWIATVTALGIPFGCILSSYTMRRGRRLSLLTTSIASVVGWLVIYFSGTYEQIIVGRIISGIATGSASVPATVYSAEVASPKWRATMVTWTSVAIAIGVLIVYVFGYLFKDNWRLVALMCALFPLLSGTVTLAVVPETPIWLRDRGRLDEALESLKRFRGIPKNTPPSPELLQELRRRPQKKKQNLLKHLLKRNALVPFTIMLSYFFFQQFSGIFVVVYYAVDIIQSAGITIDPYLGAVLIGFTRLVGSVLVACVSRKFGRRIPSIVSGLGMTIFMAILSVYLVMDDKGYVIKDGGVIPVICVLMYIFTSTLGFLVVPFAMVGEVYPTKVKEVLTGLTTCVGYIFSSITVKTYPDMEATMGRHGVFIFFTALSLLGTLFVAFFLPETKGKTLIEIEEMFSKKKDAVDPQEKERMVDLKDVTAGV, encoded by the exons aTAATTATGTCTTTGTGTGCAAATTCCTCTGTTTTGGGCCCAGCCATGGCTTTTGGTTACAGTGCTGTGGCGTTGGGACCATTAATGGCACCCACGAGTGACGTCAAAATTGATAAGGTTCAAGCAAATTGGATAG CCACCGTGACGGCGCTGGGAATTCCGTTTGGCTGCATATTGTCCAGTTACACCATGAGACGCGGAAGGAGACTGAGCCTGCTGACAACATCAATCGCCTCGGTTGTCGGCTGGCTTGTCATTTACTTCTCTGGGACATACGAACAGATCATTGTGGGCAGAATAATTTCCGGAATCGCGACCGGTTCGGCCTCGGTCCCGGCGACTGTTTACAGCGCGGAAGTCGCCTCTCCAAAGTGGCGCGCCACAATGGTCACATGGACCAGCGTGGCCATTGCCATCGGTGTCTTGATTGTTTACGTTTTCGGCTACCTGTTCAAG GACAACTGGCGATTGGTGGCTTTGATGTGTGCCCTGTTTCCGCTGCTCTCGGGCACGGTGACCTTGGCCGTCGTCCCAGAAACCCCGATCTGGTTGCGGGACCGAGGTCGTCTAGACGAGGCGCTGGAGTCCCTGAAGAGATTCCGCGGCATTCCAAAAAATACACCCCCCTCGCCGGAGCTGCTGCAAGAACTGCGACGACGACCGCAGAAGAAGAAGCAGAACCTGCTGAAACATCTGCTGAAGAGGAACGCGTTGGTGCCGTTCACCATTATGCTCAGTTATTTCTTCTTCCAGCAGTTCTCCGGGATCTTCGTGGTGGTCTATTACGCGGTTGATATTATTCAAAGCGCCGGTATCACGATAGACCCTTATCTAGGGGCGGTTCTGATAGGATTCACCAGGTTGGTGGGCAGTGTATTGGTGGCCTGCGTGTCCAGGAAATTCGGACGACGAATACCTTCGATCGTTTCCGGTTTAGGGATGACGATCTTCATGGCGATACTGTCCGTTTATCTAGTGATGGACGATAAAGGTTACGTCATAAAGGATGGCGGTGTGATACCGGTGATTTGCGTGCTGATGTACATATTTACCAGCACCCTCGGCTTCCTGGTGGTTCCTTTCGCTATGGTGGGCGAGGTTTATCCCACGAAGGTGAAGGAAGTGTTGACAGGACTGACCACCTGCGTAGGATACATCTTCAGCTCGATCACCGTGAAAACTTATCCGGACATGGAGGCCACTATGGGCAGACACGGTGTGTTCATCTTCTTTACGGCGTTGTCGCTGTTAGGCACGTTGTTCGTTGCATTCTTTCTGCCTGAAACCAAAGGCAAAACTCTGATCGAGATCGAAGAAATGTTCTCCAAGAAGAAGGACGCTGTCGATCCGCAGGAGAAGGAGAGGATGGTGGACCTGAAAGACGTTACTGCAGGAGTATAG